The proteins below are encoded in one region of Streptomyces ficellus:
- a CDS encoding bifunctional GNAT family N-acetyltransferase/acetate--CoA ligase family protein, which yields MRTPSDQPEHVYPDHWEADVVLRDGGTARIRPITTDDAERLVSFYEQVSDESKYYRFFAPYPRLSAKDVHRFTHHDYVDRVGLAATVGGEFIATVRYDRINAQGLPATAPADEAEVAFLVQDAHQGRGVASALLEHIAAVARERGIRRFAAEVLPANNKMIKVFTDAGYTQKRSFEDGAVRLHLDLEPTDRSLAVQRAREQRAEARSVQRLLAPGSVAVVGAGRIPGGVGRTVLRNLLEAGYTGRTYAVNRALPETTTSLDGVPAFRSVAEIGEPVDLAVVAVPADRVLEAVADCGEHGVRGLVVLTAGYAEQGAGGRERQRELVRRARSYGMRIIGPNAFGIINTAPGVRLNASLAPHPPAPGRIGLFTQSGAIGIALLSGLHRRGAGLSSFISAGNRADVSGNDILQHWYDDPETDVVLLYLESIGNPRKFTRLARRTAAVKPVVVVKGGRHSGSAPPGHAVPVTRIPHTTVSALLRQAGVIRVDTVTELVDAGLLLAGQPLPAGPRVAILGNSESLGLLTYDACLTEGLRPRRPRDLTTAATPQDFRTALAEALRDDACDAVVVTAIPWVGENGLTESGDGEVLAEALRAATAEAPAKPVLVVHVEMGALADALAAATSTAPPAPATPPPTPAAASTPPAAAQETPAAEPTTADPAPPTPPHNRIPAYPAAERAVRALAEAVRYGQWRRQAADPGRVPEYEGIDEAGAAAQIERALAPEADERGVTLGADAARELLGRYGIPVRPTLPAPTPDDAVRAATGLGYPVALKTTAPHLRHRPDLGGVRLDLATEEQLRTAYSELTETLGKPEELQPVVQAMVPRGVDTVVRAAIDPAVGAVLSFGLAGAPSELLGDTAHRLVPATDRDVAEQIRSLRTAPLLFGWRGSAPVDTPALEELLLRVSRLVDDHPEIVAVGLEPVVVAPQGLSVLGATVRLAPPPARTDLGPRRLPSY from the coding sequence ATGCGGACCCCGTCGGATCAGCCGGAACACGTGTACCCCGATCACTGGGAGGCCGACGTCGTGCTGCGGGACGGCGGCACCGCGCGGATCAGGCCGATCACCACGGATGACGCCGAACGCCTGGTCAGCTTCTACGAGCAGGTCTCGGACGAGTCGAAGTACTACCGGTTCTTCGCACCCTACCCCCGGCTCTCCGCCAAGGACGTGCACCGCTTCACCCACCACGACTACGTGGACCGGGTCGGCCTCGCGGCCACCGTCGGCGGCGAGTTCATCGCGACCGTCCGCTACGACCGGATCAACGCCCAGGGCCTGCCCGCCACCGCCCCCGCCGACGAGGCGGAGGTCGCCTTCCTGGTGCAGGACGCCCACCAGGGGCGGGGGGTGGCCTCCGCCCTGCTCGAACACATCGCGGCGGTCGCGCGCGAGCGGGGCATCCGGCGGTTCGCCGCCGAGGTGCTCCCCGCCAACAACAAGATGATCAAGGTGTTCACGGACGCCGGCTACACCCAGAAGCGCAGCTTCGAGGACGGCGCCGTCCGCCTCCACCTCGACCTCGAACCCACCGACCGGTCCCTCGCCGTCCAGCGGGCCCGCGAACAGCGCGCCGAGGCCCGGTCCGTGCAGCGGCTCCTCGCCCCGGGCTCCGTCGCGGTCGTCGGCGCGGGCCGCATCCCCGGCGGAGTCGGCCGTACGGTCCTGCGCAACCTCCTCGAAGCCGGGTACACGGGCCGTACGTACGCCGTCAACCGCGCCCTGCCGGAGACGACGACCTCCCTGGACGGGGTGCCCGCCTTCCGCTCCGTCGCCGAGATCGGCGAGCCCGTCGACCTCGCCGTCGTCGCCGTACCGGCCGACCGGGTCCTGGAGGCCGTCGCCGACTGCGGCGAGCACGGGGTGCGGGGCCTGGTCGTCCTGACGGCCGGTTACGCCGAGCAGGGCGCCGGAGGCCGGGAGCGCCAGCGTGAACTGGTGCGCCGGGCACGCTCGTACGGCATGCGCATCATCGGCCCCAACGCGTTCGGCATCATCAACACGGCGCCCGGCGTGCGGCTCAACGCCTCCCTGGCGCCGCACCCGCCCGCACCGGGCCGGATCGGTCTGTTCACCCAGTCCGGTGCCATCGGCATCGCCCTGCTGTCCGGGCTGCACCGGCGCGGGGCGGGCCTGTCGTCGTTCATCTCCGCGGGCAACCGCGCCGACGTATCGGGCAACGACATCCTCCAGCACTGGTACGACGACCCCGAGACCGACGTCGTCCTGCTCTACCTGGAATCGATCGGCAACCCCCGCAAGTTCACCAGGCTCGCCCGGCGCACGGCGGCGGTGAAACCGGTCGTCGTCGTCAAGGGCGGCCGGCACAGCGGCAGCGCGCCCCCCGGCCACGCCGTGCCGGTCACGCGCATCCCCCACACCACCGTCTCGGCCCTGCTGCGGCAGGCGGGCGTCATCCGGGTGGACACGGTCACCGAACTGGTCGACGCGGGCCTGCTCCTCGCCGGGCAGCCGCTCCCGGCCGGCCCGCGGGTCGCGATCCTCGGCAACTCGGAGTCGCTGGGCCTGCTGACGTACGACGCCTGCCTCACCGAGGGGCTGCGGCCCCGGCGCCCGCGCGACCTGACGACGGCCGCCACGCCGCAGGACTTCCGTACCGCCCTCGCCGAAGCCCTCCGGGACGACGCGTGCGACGCGGTCGTGGTCACCGCGATCCCCTGGGTCGGCGAGAACGGGCTGACCGAGTCCGGCGACGGCGAGGTCCTGGCCGAGGCGCTCCGCGCCGCCACCGCGGAGGCACCGGCCAAGCCCGTGCTGGTCGTCCACGTGGAGATGGGCGCCCTCGCCGACGCCCTGGCGGCAGCCACCAGCACGGCCCCACCGGCTCCCGCCACCCCACCACCGACCCCCGCCGCTGCCTCCACCCCACCCGCCGCCGCCCAAGAAACCCCCGCCGCCGAACCCACCACGGCCGACCCCGCCCCGCCCACCCCGCCCCACAACCGCATCCCGGCGTACCCCGCCGCCGAGCGGGCCGTCCGGGCGCTGGCGGAGGCGGTCAGGTACGGGCAGTGGCGCCGTCAGGCCGCCGACCCCGGACGCGTCCCCGAGTACGAGGGCATCGACGAGGCGGGGGCCGCCGCACAGATCGAGCGGGCGCTCGCACCGGAGGCCGACGAGCGGGGCGTCACCCTCGGCGCCGACGCCGCCCGCGAGCTCCTCGGGCGCTACGGCATCCCCGTACGCCCCACGCTCCCCGCTCCCACCCCCGACGACGCGGTCCGCGCCGCCACCGGCCTCGGCTACCCCGTGGCGCTCAAGACCACCGCCCCGCACCTCCGCCATCGCCCCGACCTCGGCGGCGTGCGCCTCGACCTGGCCACCGAGGAGCAGCTGCGCACCGCCTACTCGGAGCTGACCGAGACCCTCGGCAAGCCCGAGGAGCTCCAGCCCGTCGTCCAGGCCATGGTCCCGCGCGGCGTCGACACCGTCGTCCGCGCCGCGATCGACCCCGCGGTGGGCGCCGTCCTGTCCTTCGGCCTCGCGGGCGCGCCCTCCGAGCTGCTGGGCGACACCGCCCACCGCCTGGTCCCGGCCACCGACCGGGACGTCGCCGAACAGATCCGCTCCCTCCGCACGGCCCCGCTGCTGTTCGGCTGGCGCGGCTCCGCACCCGTCGACACCCCCGCCCTCGAAGAGCTGCTGCTCCGGGTGTCACGGCTGGTCGACGACCACCCGGAGATCGTCGCTGTCGGGCTGGAGCCCGTGGTCGTCGCACCGCAGGGCCTCTCCGTCCTCGGCGCCACCGTCCGGCTCGCCCCGCCCCCCGCCCGCACCGACCTCGGCCCGCGCCGGCTCCCCAGCTACTGA
- a CDS encoding HPr family phosphocarrier protein produces MAERRVNVGWAEGLHARPASIFVRAATASGVPVTIAKADGNPVNAASMLAVLGLGAQGGEEIVLASDAEGADAALDRLAKLVAEGLEELPETV; encoded by the coding sequence ATGGCTGAGCGCCGCGTCAACGTCGGCTGGGCCGAGGGCCTGCACGCCCGCCCCGCCTCCATCTTCGTCCGCGCCGCCACGGCCTCCGGCGTCCCCGTGACGATCGCCAAGGCCGACGGCAACCCGGTCAACGCCGCGTCGATGCTCGCGGTGCTGGGCCTGGGCGCGCAGGGCGGCGAGGAGATCGTGCTCGCTTCGGACGCGGAGGGCGCGGACGCCGCCCTGGACCGTCTGGCGAAGCTGGTCGCCGAGGGGCTCGAGGAGCTCCCCGAGACCGTCTGA
- a CDS encoding GntR family transcriptional regulator, which translates to MRIPAHSVCTAIRDDIVIGVFARGSRLTEEQLARRYGVSRVPVREALRTLESEGFVTTRRHAGACVAEPTEQEAADLLEMRTLLEPLGAARAAQRHTEAHLKVLRGLVRLGQERARRGPGEDLGSLGGWFHETLAQACGSPALSALLTQLRHKIAWMYVAEEPARPVEAWAERGAIVDAVARGDAERARALTARHVERSLSAYRLRRTPGNAGGGTVVRTSQHRVNTASARN; encoded by the coding sequence ATGCGCATTCCGGCGCACTCGGTGTGCACGGCGATCCGCGACGACATCGTCATCGGCGTGTTCGCGCGAGGCAGCCGCCTCACCGAGGAGCAGCTGGCCCGCCGCTACGGCGTCTCGCGCGTCCCGGTCCGCGAAGCGCTGCGCACCCTGGAGTCCGAGGGCTTCGTGACCACCCGCCGCCACGCCGGCGCGTGCGTCGCCGAGCCCACCGAGCAGGAGGCGGCCGACCTGCTGGAGATGCGGACGCTGCTGGAGCCGCTGGGTGCCGCGCGCGCGGCCCAGCGGCACACCGAGGCCCACCTGAAGGTGCTGCGGGGCCTGGTCAGGCTGGGTCAGGAGCGGGCGCGGCGCGGCCCGGGAGAGGACCTCGGGTCGCTGGGCGGCTGGTTCCACGAGACGCTCGCCCAGGCGTGCGGCAGCCCGGCGCTGTCGGCGCTGCTGACCCAGCTCCGGCACAAGATCGCCTGGATGTACGTGGCCGAGGAGCCCGCCCGGCCGGTCGAGGCGTGGGCGGAGCGCGGCGCCATCGTGGACGCCGTGGCCCGCGGCGACGCCGAACGCGCCCGCGCGCTCACCGCCCGCCACGTCGAGCGGTCCCTGTCCGCGTACCGGCTGCGCCGCACGCCGGGGAATGCGGGTGGTGGGACCGTGGTGAGGACTTCGCAACATCGCGTAAACACCGCGAGTGCCCGGAATTAA
- a CDS encoding M23 family metallopeptidase, protein MAFTRATGKHRAPSRLSRKSAHVAGVAALATTGVIGTLASPALAAAPDAAPGSLEDTGLNQAVITDTLADQVDAQAAAQELEAQEAAAKAAAQAKAEADAKRKAEARVKAARDAKERADREAERKRLNAFQLPVSGTYVSTGYQTGGAMWSSGSHTGIDFHAASGSQVVSVGAGTVVEAGWGGAYGNNVVIKMNDGTYTQYGHLASVSVSVGQSVMPGQQIGLSGSTGNSSGPHLHFEARTGADYGSDIDPISYLRSHGVNV, encoded by the coding sequence ATGGCGTTCACCCGTGCCACCGGGAAGCACCGTGCCCCGAGCCGTCTGAGCCGCAAGAGCGCACACGTCGCCGGAGTCGCGGCCCTCGCCACCACCGGCGTCATCGGAACCCTCGCTTCCCCGGCGCTCGCCGCCGCCCCGGACGCCGCTCCGGGATCGCTGGAGGACACCGGCCTCAACCAGGCGGTCATCACGGACACGCTGGCCGACCAGGTCGACGCCCAGGCCGCCGCCCAGGAGCTGGAGGCCCAGGAGGCCGCCGCCAAGGCCGCCGCCCAGGCGAAGGCCGAGGCCGACGCGAAGCGCAAGGCCGAGGCCCGGGTGAAGGCCGCCCGCGACGCCAAGGAGCGCGCCGACCGCGAGGCGGAGCGCAAGCGCCTCAACGCCTTCCAGCTGCCCGTCTCGGGCACGTACGTCAGCACCGGCTACCAGACCGGCGGCGCCATGTGGTCCTCCGGCAGCCACACCGGCATCGACTTCCACGCCGCCTCGGGCTCCCAGGTGGTCTCCGTCGGCGCGGGCACCGTCGTCGAGGCGGGCTGGGGCGGTGCGTACGGCAACAACGTCGTGATCAAGATGAACGACGGCACGTACACCCAGTACGGCCACCTGGCCTCGGTCAGCGTCTCGGTCGGCCAGAGCGTGATGCCGGGGCAGCAGATAGGCCTCTCCGGCTCGACCGGAAACTCGTCCGGCCCCCACCTCCACTTCGAGGCCCGTACCGGCGCCGACTACGGCTCGGACATCGACCCCATCTCGTACCTCCGCTCGCACGGCGTCAACGTCTGA
- a CDS encoding M16 family metallopeptidase, translating into MSDAAVSLTSMDFHPQPTPGTAKPWAFPAPDRGTLGNGMTVLRCHRPGQQVVAVEIFLAAPLEAEPEGLDGVATIMARALSEGTDKHSAEEYAAELERCGATLDAHADHPGVRVSLEVPVSRLGKALGLVAESLRAPAFADSEVERLVRNRLDEIPHEIANPARRAAMQLSKELFPADSRVSRPRQGTEETVARIDAAAVRAFYEAHIRPATATAVVVGDLTGVDLDAVLADTLGAWTGNSAEPRPVPAVTADDTGRVVIVDRPGAVQTQLLIGRIGPDRHDRLWPAQVLGTYCLGGTLTSRLDRVLREEKGYTYGVRAFGQVLLSGPDGGAAMLAISGSVDTPNTGPALDDLWKVLRTLAAEGLTDAERETAVQNLVGVAPLKYETAASVAGTLADQVEQHLPDDFQAQLYARLAETGTVEATAAVVSAFPVDRLVTVLVGDASEIKEPVEALGIGEVTVVGG; encoded by the coding sequence GTGAGCGACGCCGCTGTGTCCCTGACGTCCATGGACTTCCACCCGCAGCCCACGCCGGGCACCGCCAAGCCGTGGGCCTTCCCCGCCCCCGACCGCGGCACCCTCGGCAACGGTATGACGGTGCTGCGCTGCCACCGCCCCGGCCAGCAGGTGGTGGCCGTCGAGATCTTCCTCGCCGCCCCGCTGGAGGCCGAGCCCGAGGGCCTCGACGGCGTCGCCACGATCATGGCGCGCGCCTTGTCCGAGGGCACCGACAAGCACTCCGCCGAGGAGTACGCGGCCGAGCTGGAGCGCTGCGGCGCCACCCTCGACGCGCACGCCGACCACCCCGGCGTACGGGTCTCCCTGGAGGTGCCGGTCTCCCGCCTGGGCAAGGCCCTCGGCCTGGTCGCCGAGTCGCTGCGCGCCCCCGCCTTCGCCGACAGCGAGGTCGAGCGCCTCGTCCGCAACCGGCTGGACGAGATCCCGCACGAGATCGCCAACCCGGCCCGCCGCGCCGCCATGCAGCTCTCCAAGGAGCTGTTCCCGGCCGACTCGCGCGTGTCCCGCCCCCGCCAGGGCACCGAGGAGACCGTCGCCCGGATCGACGCGGCCGCCGTACGCGCCTTCTACGAGGCGCACATCCGGCCCGCCACCGCCACCGCGGTCGTCGTCGGCGACCTCACCGGCGTGGACCTCGACGCGGTGCTCGCCGACACCCTCGGGGCCTGGACCGGCAACAGCGCCGAGCCCCGCCCCGTACCGGCCGTGACGGCCGACGACACCGGTCGCGTCGTCATCGTCGACCGCCCCGGCGCCGTACAGACGCAGCTGCTCATCGGCCGCATCGGTCCCGACCGGCACGACCGCCTGTGGCCGGCCCAGGTGCTCGGCACCTACTGCCTGGGCGGCACCCTCACGTCCCGGCTGGACCGGGTCCTGCGCGAGGAGAAGGGCTACACCTACGGCGTGCGGGCCTTCGGCCAGGTGCTGCTCTCCGGCCCCGACGGCGGGGCGGCCATGCTCGCCATCAGCGGCTCGGTCGACACGCCCAACACGGGCCCGGCGCTCGACGACCTGTGGAAGGTGTTGCGCACCCTCGCCGCCGAGGGTCTGACCGACGCCGAGCGCGAGACGGCGGTGCAGAACCTGGTGGGTGTCGCGCCGCTCAAGTACGAGACGGCCGCCTCCGTCGCGGGCACCCTCGCGGACCAGGTCGAGCAGCACCTCCCGGACGACTTCCAGGCGCAGCTGTACGCGCGGCTCGCGGAGACGGGCACCGTGGAGGCCACCGCGGCGGTCGTCAGCGCCTTCCCGGTGGACCGTCTGGTCACGGTCCTCGTCGGGGACGCGTCCGAGATCAAGGAGCCCGTCGAGGCGCTGGGCATCGGTGAAGTGACCGTCGTAGGCGGCTGA
- a CDS encoding M16 family metallopeptidase: protein MPMGHTATAQAGSGGLTATEHRLANGLRVVLSEDHLTPVAAVCLWYDVGSRHEVKGRTGLAHLFEHLMFQGSKQVQGNGHFELVQGAGGSLNGTTSFERTNYFETMPAHQLELALWLEADRMGSLLAALDEESMENQRDVVKNERRQRYDNVPYGTAFEKLTALSYPEGHPYHHTPIGSMADLDAATLEDARNFFRTYYAPNNAVLSIVGDIDPEQTLAWVEKYFGSIPSHDGKQPPRDGTLPEVIGEQLREVVEEEVPARALMAAYRLPHDGTRECDAADIALTVLGGGESSRLHNRLVRRDRTAVAAGFGLLRLAGAPSLGWLDVKTSGGVEVPDIEAAVDEELARFAAEGPTPEEMERAQAQLEREWLDRLGTVAGRADELCRYAVLFGDPQLALTAVQRVLDVTAEEVQAVAKARLRPDNRAVLVYEPLSTDHSDQAEEGADQ from the coding sequence ATGCCCATGGGTCACACGGCCACAGCCCAGGCCGGCTCCGGCGGCCTGACAGCGACCGAGCACCGCCTGGCCAACGGCCTGCGCGTGGTGCTCTCCGAGGACCACCTGACCCCGGTCGCCGCGGTCTGCCTCTGGTACGACGTCGGCTCCCGCCACGAGGTCAAGGGCCGCACCGGCCTCGCCCACCTCTTCGAGCACCTGATGTTCCAGGGCTCGAAGCAGGTCCAGGGCAACGGCCACTTCGAGCTGGTGCAGGGCGCCGGCGGCTCCCTCAACGGCACGACCAGCTTCGAGCGCACCAACTACTTCGAGACCATGCCCGCCCACCAGCTGGAGCTCGCGCTCTGGCTGGAGGCCGACCGGATGGGCTCGCTGCTCGCCGCGCTCGACGAAGAGTCCATGGAGAACCAGCGGGACGTCGTCAAGAACGAGCGCCGCCAGCGGTACGACAACGTGCCCTACGGCACGGCCTTCGAGAAGCTGACCGCCCTCTCCTACCCGGAGGGCCACCCCTACCACCACACCCCGATCGGCTCCATGGCCGACCTGGACGCCGCCACCCTCGAGGACGCGCGGAACTTCTTCCGCACCTACTACGCCCCGAACAACGCGGTCCTGTCGATCGTCGGGGACATCGACCCCGAGCAGACCCTGGCCTGGGTCGAGAAGTACTTCGGCTCCATCCCCTCCCACGACGGCAAGCAGCCGCCCAGGGACGGGACGCTGCCCGAGGTCATCGGCGAGCAGCTGCGCGAGGTCGTCGAGGAGGAGGTCCCGGCGCGCGCCCTGATGGCCGCCTACCGGCTCCCGCACGACGGCACGCGCGAGTGCGACGCGGCCGACATCGCCCTCACCGTCCTGGGCGGTGGCGAGTCGTCGCGGCTGCACAACCGCCTGGTGCGCCGCGACCGCACGGCCGTTGCGGCCGGTTTCGGCCTGCTGCGCCTGGCCGGCGCGCCGTCGCTCGGCTGGCTGGACGTGAAGACCTCCGGCGGTGTGGAGGTGCCGGACATCGAGGCGGCCGTCGACGAGGAGCTGGCCCGGTTCGCCGCCGAGGGCCCCACCCCCGAGGAGATGGAGCGCGCCCAGGCCCAGCTGGAGCGCGAGTGGCTGGACCGGCTCGGTACGGTCGCCGGCCGCGCGGACGAACTGTGCCGGTACGCCGTGCTGTTCGGCGACCCGCAGCTCGCCCTGACCGCCGTCCAGCGCGTCCTCGACGTCACCGCCGAGGAGGTGCAGGCGGTCGCCAAGGCCCGCCTCCGCCCCGACAACCGGGCCGTGCTGGTCTACGAACCGCTCAGCACCGACCACAGCGACCAGGCAGAAGAGGGGGCCGACCAGTGA
- a CDS encoding DNA gyrase/topoisomerase IV subunit A — protein sequence MARRSTKTAQPDDFEEKILDIDVVDEMQGSFLEYAYSVIYSRALPDARDGMKPVHRRIVYQMNEMGLRPERGFVKCARVVGEVMGKLHPHGDASIYDALVRMAQPFSMRLPLVDGHGNFGSLGNDDPPAAMRYTECRMADATSLMTESIDEDTVDFNPNYDGQEREPVALPAAFPNLLVNGASGIAVGMATNMPPHNLGEVIAAARHLIRHPGADLETLMRYVPGPDLPTGGRIVGLSGIKDAYESGRGSFKIRATVSVENVTARRKGLVVTELPFAVGPEKVIAKIKDLVGSKKLQGIADVKDLTDREHGLRLVIEVKNGFIPEAVLEQLYKLTPMEESFGINNVALVDGQPLTLGLKELLEVYLDHRFEVVRRRSEFRRGKKRDRLHLVEGLLVALLDIDEVIRVIRSSDNSAQAKERLIERFSLSEIQTQYILDTPLRRLTKFDRIELESERDRLNSEIEELTRILESDAELRKLVSSELAAVGKKFATDRRTVLLESAGTPVAAASLEVADDPCRVLLSSTGLLARTASGEPLPDSGGRRAKHDAIVSAVPATQRGEVGVVTSAGRLLRLSVIDLPQLPDTASAPNLSGGAQVSEFLTLEKDETVMCLTTLDESSPGLAIGTRQGVVKRVVPDYPANKEELEVIGLKEGDRIVGAAELRTGEEDLVFITSDAQLLRFQASQVRPQGRPAGGMAGVKLAAGAEVISFTAVDPAQDAVVFTAAGSSGALDPTAATSAKLTPFDQYPRKGRATGGVRCQRFLKGEDVLVLAWAGAAPARAAQKNGTPVDLPEIDPRRDGSGTPLPKPVAVLAGPAS from the coding sequence ATGGCCCGCCGCAGCACGAAGACCGCGCAGCCCGACGACTTCGAGGAGAAGATCCTCGACATCGACGTCGTCGACGAAATGCAGGGCTCCTTCCTCGAGTACGCGTACTCGGTGATCTACTCCCGGGCCCTGCCGGACGCCCGTGACGGCATGAAGCCGGTCCACCGCCGCATCGTGTACCAGATGAACGAGATGGGTCTGCGGCCGGAGCGCGGCTTCGTCAAGTGCGCCCGGGTCGTCGGTGAGGTGATGGGCAAGCTCCATCCGCACGGCGACGCGTCGATCTACGACGCCCTGGTGCGCATGGCGCAGCCGTTCTCGATGCGCCTGCCGCTGGTGGACGGGCACGGGAACTTCGGCTCGCTGGGCAATGACGACCCGCCGGCCGCCATGCGGTACACCGAGTGCCGGATGGCCGACGCGACGTCCCTGATGACGGAGTCGATCGACGAGGACACCGTCGACTTCAACCCGAACTACGACGGGCAGGAGCGGGAGCCGGTGGCGCTGCCCGCCGCCTTCCCGAACCTCCTGGTGAACGGCGCGTCCGGCATCGCGGTCGGCATGGCGACCAACATGCCCCCGCACAACCTGGGCGAGGTCATCGCCGCCGCCCGGCACCTCATCAGGCACCCGGGCGCCGACCTGGAGACCCTGATGCGGTACGTGCCGGGTCCCGACCTCCCGACCGGTGGCCGGATCGTGGGCCTGTCCGGCATCAAGGACGCGTACGAGTCGGGCCGCGGCTCCTTCAAGATCCGGGCGACGGTGTCCGTGGAGAACGTGACGGCGCGCCGCAAGGGCCTGGTCGTCACGGAACTGCCCTTCGCGGTCGGCCCGGAGAAGGTGATCGCGAAGATCAAGGACCTGGTGGGGTCCAAGAAGCTCCAGGGCATCGCCGACGTCAAGGACCTGACCGACCGCGAGCACGGGCTGCGCCTGGTCATCGAGGTCAAGAACGGCTTCATCCCGGAGGCCGTGCTGGAGCAGCTCTACAAGCTGACGCCCATGGAGGAGTCCTTCGGCATCAACAACGTGGCGCTGGTCGACGGCCAGCCGCTCACGCTCGGGCTGAAGGAGCTGCTGGAGGTGTACCTGGACCACCGTTTCGAGGTGGTCCGGCGCCGCAGCGAGTTCCGGCGCGGCAAGAAGCGCGACCGGCTCCACCTGGTCGAGGGCCTGCTCGTCGCGCTGCTCGACATCGACGAGGTCATCCGTGTCATCCGGTCGAGCGACAACTCGGCGCAGGCCAAGGAGCGGCTGATCGAGCGGTTCTCGCTGAGCGAGATCCAGACGCAGTACATCCTGGACACACCGCTGCGCCGGCTGACCAAGTTCGACCGGATCGAGCTGGAGAGTGAGCGCGACCGGCTGAACAGCGAGATCGAGGAGCTGACCCGGATCCTGGAGTCGGACGCGGAGCTGCGCAAGCTGGTCTCGTCGGAACTGGCCGCCGTCGGCAAGAAGTTCGCCACGGACCGGCGCACCGTCCTGCTGGAGTCGGCCGGCACGCCGGTCGCGGCGGCGTCCCTGGAGGTCGCGGACGACCCCTGCCGGGTGCTGCTGTCGTCGACGGGGCTGCTGGCCCGTACGGCGAGCGGGGAGCCGCTGCCGGACAGCGGCGGCCGGCGCGCCAAGCACGACGCGATCGTCTCGGCGGTGCCCGCGACGCAGCGCGGCGAGGTGGGCGTGGTGACGTCCGCCGGGCGGCTGCTGCGGCTGTCGGTGATCGACCTCCCGCAGCTGCCGGACACGGCGTCGGCGCCGAACCTGTCGGGCGGCGCGCAGGTGTCGGAGTTCCTGACGCTGGAGAAGGACGAGACGGTGATGTGCCTGACCACCCTGGACGAGTCGTCGCCGGGGCTGGCGATCGGCACGCGCCAGGGCGTGGTCAAGCGCGTGGTGCCGGACTATCCGGCGAACAAGGAGGAGCTGGAGGTCATCGGCCTCAAGGAGGGCGACCGGATCGTCGGTGCGGCCGAGCTGCGCACGGGCGAGGAGGACCTGGTCTTCATCACCTCCGACGCGCAGCTGCTGCGGTTCCAGGCCTCCCAGGTCCGGCCGCAGGGCCGTCCCGCGGGCGGTATGGCGGGCGTCAAGCTGGCGGCGGGCGCCGAGGTGATCTCCTTCACCGCGGTCGACCCGGCGCAGGACGCCGTGGTGTTCACGGCCGCCGGTTCGTCCGGGGCGCTGGACCCGACGGCGGCCACGTCGGCGAAGCTGACGCCGTTCGACCAGTACCCGCGCAAGGGCCGCGCCACCGGCGGCGTGCGCTGCCAGCGGTTCCTGAAGGGCGAGGACGTGCTGGTCCTCGCCTGGGCGGGCGCGGCACCGGCCCGCGCGGCCCAGAAGAACGGCACCCCGGTGGACCTGCCGGAGATCGACCCGCGCCGCGACGGCTCGGGCACCCCGCTCCCCAAGCCGGTCGCGGTGCTGGCGGGCCCGGCGTCGTAA